From the genome of Suricata suricatta isolate VVHF042 chromosome 3, meerkat_22Aug2017_6uvM2_HiC, whole genome shotgun sequence, one region includes:
- the RABIF gene encoding guanine nucleotide exchange factor MSS4: MEPTELQNELVSAEGRNRKAVLCQRCGSRVLQPGTALFSRRQLFLPSMRKKPALADGSDPDGDLLQEHWLVDDMFIFENVGFTKDVGNIKFLVCADCEIGPIGWHCLDDKNSFYVALERVSHE; this comes from the exons ATGGAACCAACCGAGCTGCAGAACGAGTTAGTGTCAGCCGAGGGCCGAAACCGGAAGGCGGTGCTCTGCCAACGCTGTGGCTCCCGAGTGCTGCAGCCGGGGACCGCTCTCTTCTCCCGCCGACAG CTTTTCCTTCCCTCCATGAGAAAGAAACCAGCCCTGGCTGATGGCAGCGATCCTGATGGTGATCTCCTCCAGGAGCACTGGCTGGTGGATGACATGTTCATCTTTGAGAACGTGGGCTTCACCAAGGACGTGGGCAACATCAAGTTCCTGGTGTGCGCAGACTGTGAAATCGGACCAATTGGCTGGCATTGCCTAGATGACAAGAACAGTTTCTATGTGGCCTTGGAACGGGTTTCCCATGAGTAA
- the KLHL12 gene encoding kelch-like protein 12 isoform X3, giving the protein MEILLDFVYTETVHVTVENVQELLPAACLLQLKGVKQACCEFLESQLDPSNCLGIRDFAETHNCVDLMQAAEVFSQKHFPEVVQHEEFILLSQGEVEKLIKCDEIQVDSEEPVFEAVINWVKHAKKEREESLPDLLQYVRMPLLTPRYITDVIDAEPFIRCSLQCRDLVDEAKKFHLRPELRSQMQGPRTRARLGANEVLLVVGGFGSQQSPIDVVEKYDPKTQEWSFLPSITRKRRYVASVSLHDRIYVIGGYDGRSRLSSVECLDYTADEDGVWYSVAPMNVRRGLAGATTLGDMIYVSGGFDGSRRHTSMERYDPNIDQWSMLGDMQTAREGAGLVVASGVIYCLGGYDGLNILNSVEKYDPHTGHWTNVTPMATKRSGAGVALLNDHIYVVGGFDGTAHLSSVEAYNIRTDSWTTVTSMTTPRCYVGATVLRGRLYAIAGYDGNSLLSSIECYDPIIDSWEVVTSMGTQRCDAGVCVLREK; this is encoded by the exons ATGGAAATTCTGTTGGACTTTGTGTACACAGAAACAGTACACGTGACGGTGGAGAATGTACAGGAACTGCTTCCTGCAGCCTGTCTGCTTCAGCTGAAAG GTGTAAAGCAAGCCTGCTGTGAATTCTTAGAAAGTCAGTTGGACCCCTCTAACTGCCTGGGTATCAGGGATTTTGCTGAAACACACAATTGCGTTGACCTGATGCAAGCAGCTGAAGTTTTTAGCCAGAAGCATTTCCCTGAAGTGGTACAGCATGAAGAATTCATTCTTCTAAGTCAAGGAGAAGTGGAAAAGCTAATCAAGTGTGATGAAATTCAG GTGGATTCGGAGGAGCCGGTCTTCGAAGCTGTCATCAACTGGGTGAAGCACGCCAAAAAGGAGCGGGAAGAATCCTTGCCCGACCTGCTGCAGTACGTCCGGATGCCCCTGCTCACCCCCAGGTACATCACAGACGTCATAGACGCCGAG CCTTTCATCCGCTGTAGTTTACAGTGCAGGGATCTAGTTGATGAAGCAAAGAAGTTCCATCTGAGACCTGAACTGCGAAGTCAGATGCAGGGACCCAGGACGAGGGCTCGTCTAG GAGCCAATGAAGTGCTTCTGGTGGTTGGGGGCTTTGGAAGCCAGCAGTCTCCCATCGATGTGGTAGAGAAATATGACCCCAAGACTCAGGAGTGGAGCTTTTTACCA AGCATCACCCGTAAGAGACGTTACGTGGCCTCAGTGTCCCTACATGACCGGATCTATGTAATTGGTGGCTATGATGGCCGTTCCCGCCTTAGTTCAGTGGAATGTCTGGACTACACAGCAGACGAGGATGGGGTCTGGTATTCTGTGGCCCCTATGAATGTGCGGCGAGGCCTTGCTGGAGCCACCACCCTAGGAG ATATGATCTACGTCTCTGGAGGCTTTGACGGAAGCAGGCGTCATACCAGTATGGAGCGGTACGACCCAAACATTGACCAGTGGAGCATGCTGGGAGATATGCAAACCGCCCGGGAGGGTGCTGGACTAGTTGTGGCCAGTGGAGTGATCTACTGCCTCG GAGGATATGATggcttgaatattttaaattcagttgaGAAATATGATCCCCACACAGGACATTGGACTAACGTTACACCAATGGCCACCAAGCGCTCTG GTGCAGGAGTAGCCCTGCTGAATGACCATATTTATGTGGTGGGGGGATTTGATGGTACAGCCCACCTTTCTTCTGTTGAAGCATACAACATTCGCACTGATTCCTGGACAACTGTCACTAGTATGACTACTCCACGATGCTATGTAGGGGCTACAGTGCTTCGTGGGAGACTTTATGCTATTGCAGG gTATGATGGGAACTCCCTGCTGAGCAGCATTGAGTGCTATGACCCTATCATCGACAGTTGGGAAGTAGTGACATCCATGGGAACCCAGCGCTGTGATGCTGGTGTGTGTGTTCTTCGAGAGAAGTGA